The following proteins are encoded in a genomic region of Alnus glutinosa chromosome 8, dhAlnGlut1.1, whole genome shotgun sequence:
- the LOC133875676 gene encoding probable pectate lyase 5 — protein MAVPSLPLLITFLLSLLLPTLISSSPVQDPELVVRQVQRSIKNATMAARRNLGYLSCGSGNPIDDCWRCDPDWEKNRQRLADCAIGFGKNAIGGRDGKIYVVTDSSDDDAVTPKPGTLRYAVIQDEPLWIIFARDMVIKLKEELIMNSFKTIDGRGASVHIAGGPCITVQYVTNIIIHGINIHDCKQGGNANVRDSPTHYGWRTISDGDGVSIFGGTHVWVDHCSLSNCADGLIDAIHGSSAITISNNYMTHHDKVMLLGHSDSYTQDKNMQVTIAFNHFGEGLVQRMPRCRHGYFHVVNNDYTHWEMYAIGGSAAPTINSQGNRFAAPDDRFSKEVTKYEEAPESEWRNWNWRSEGDLMLNGAFFTASGAGASSSYARASSLSARPSSLVGTITVTAGALNCRKGSRC, from the exons ATGGCAGTCCCTTCACTCCCTCTGCTCATCACTTTCCTCTTGTCTCTCCTTCTCCCAACCCTCATTTCCTCCTCCCCTGTTCAAGACCCAGAGCTTGTTGTACGACAAGTACAAAG GAGCATCAAGAATGCGACGATGGCGGCTAGGAGGAATTTGGGGTATCTCTCTTGCGGGAGCGGCAACCCGATCGACGACTGCTGGCGGTGCGACCCGGATTGGGAGAAGAACCGCCAGAGGCTAGCTGATTGTGCTATCGGGTTCGGCAAGAACGCCATTGGTGGAAGGGATGGTAAGATTTACGTGGTCACTGACTCCAGCGACGATGACGCGGTGACCCCCAAGCCGGGGACTCTCCGATATGCTGTGATCCAAGACGAGCCGTTGTGGATCATTTTTGCACGTGATATGGTGATCAAATTGAAGGAAGAGCTGATTATGAACTCGTTCAAGACCATTGATGGGAGGGGAGCGAGTGTTCACATTGCCGGTGGTCCATGCATTACTGTTCAGTATGTGACCAACATTATAATTCATGGGATAAACATTCATGACTGTAAGCAAGGAGGGAATGCTAATGTGAGGGACTCCCCAACGCACTATGGGTGGAGGACCATATCTGACGGCGATGGGGTGTCCATCTTTGGCGGTACCCACGTTTGGGTGGACCATTGCTCACTTTCAAACTGCGCCGATGGGCTGATTGATGCAATCCATGGGTCCTCTGCCATCACCATTTCAAACAATTACATGACTCACCATGATAAGGTCATGTTGTTGGGGCACAGCGATTCCTACACTCAAGACAAGAACATGCAAGTCACCATCGCCTTCAATCACTTTGGAGAAGGGCTTGTCCAACGAATGCCAAg ATGTAGGCACGGCTACTTCCATGTGGTCAACAATGACTACACCCACTGGGAAATGTATGCCATCGGGGGGAGCGCTGCCCCTACCATCAATAGCCAAGGCAACAGATTTGCTGCACCGGATGACAGATTCAGCAAAGAg GTGACGAAATATGAGGAGGCGCCAGAAAGTGAATGGAGGAACTGGAATTGGAGGTCTGAAGGAGACCTGATGCTGAATGGTGCATTTTTCACAGCATCAGGGGCAGGAGCTTCATCAAGCTATGCCAGGGCTTCTAGCCTAAGTGCAAGACCATCTTCTCTTGTGGGCACAATTACAGTCACTGCGGGTGCACTGAATTGCCGGAAGGGTTCTCGTTGCTGA